One genomic window of Roseobacter ponti includes the following:
- a CDS encoding cytochrome c1, with amino-acid sequence MIKKLAFATATVLGLSSGAAFAAGAAGHVEDFDFSFEGPFGTYDQNQLQRGLQIYTEVCSACHGLKFVPIRSLSEDGGPSMPEDQVRAYAENYEVFDAELDDFRPAKPADHFPGSALENAPDLSLMAKARAGFHGPYGLGINQFFKGIGGPEYIASLLTGYTGKEKEEAGVILYENTAYPGGYIAMAPPLYDEQVEFADGHENDMHHLAEDVSAFLMWTAEPKMMARKQAGFAGVLFLTILSVLLYLTNKRIWAPVKGKKSG; translated from the coding sequence ATGATTAAGAAACTTGCCTTTGCGACCGCGACGGTACTGGGCCTCAGCAGCGGGGCAGCTTTCGCTGCCGGTGCTGCAGGGCATGTCGAGGACTTCGACTTCTCGTTTGAAGGCCCCTTCGGCACCTACGACCAGAACCAGCTGCAGCGCGGTCTGCAGATCTACACAGAGGTCTGCTCTGCCTGTCACGGCCTGAAATTCGTGCCGATCCGGTCGCTGTCCGAAGATGGCGGCCCCTCAATGCCCGAGGATCAGGTCCGCGCCTATGCCGAGAACTACGAAGTGTTCGACGCTGAACTGGACGATTTCCGTCCGGCCAAGCCGGCCGATCACTTCCCGGGTTCCGCGCTGGAGAACGCACCTGACCTCAGCCTGATGGCAAAGGCGCGTGCGGGCTTTCACGGGCCCTATGGTCTCGGGATCAACCAGTTTTTCAAAGGCATCGGCGGTCCGGAATACATCGCGTCTCTGCTGACCGGCTATACCGGCAAAGAGAAAGAAGAGGCCGGCGTGATCCTTTATGAAAACACCGCCTATCCGGGCGGTTACATCGCAATGGCCCCGCCGCTTTATGATGAGCAGGTGGAGTTCGCTGATGGTCACGAGAACGACATGCATCACCTGGCAGAGGACGTATCTGCCTTTCTGATGTGGACCGCAGAGCCCAAGATGATGGCCCGTAAACAGGCCGGTTTCGCGGGCGTGCTGTTCCTGACCATCCTGTCGGTGCTGCTCTATCTGACCAACAAGCGTATCTGGGCGCCTGTGAAAGGCAAAAAGTCCGGCTGA
- a CDS encoding glycosyltransferase family 25 protein yields MTSLSEIPGYVINLQGSDARLASATGQFAQAGLTFERIEAVDGRGRSPGEFAEYNDAHARRFFGSGMNSGEIGCYLSHVAAARALVDSGAPAGLIFEDDFRALENAWDTVAETADFLLRGDLPGWECVNLVRPPRLVIRDIATLPSGRVLRRAYYFPVIATALLWSRAGAQRFLKEASQPVAPVDHMFRRLMSDSGKGLGYDQAPFTILGVESDIHLASVSSGAKNKRGKTPAWQEKSAEVRRQSRAISRAFWNKWTG; encoded by the coding sequence GTGACCAGTCTCAGCGAAATCCCGGGGTATGTGATCAACTTGCAGGGCAGCGATGCGCGGCTTGCCTCGGCGACCGGTCAGTTTGCGCAGGCCGGCCTGACGTTCGAGCGCATCGAGGCAGTGGATGGTCGCGGGCGCAGTCCCGGAGAGTTTGCAGAGTATAACGACGCGCATGCCCGGCGGTTTTTCGGATCCGGCATGAACAGCGGTGAGATCGGCTGCTATCTGTCCCATGTCGCGGCTGCGCGTGCGCTCGTGGACAGTGGTGCCCCGGCCGGTCTCATTTTCGAAGATGACTTCCGCGCGCTCGAAAACGCCTGGGACACTGTTGCAGAAACGGCTGATTTCCTTCTCCGCGGCGATCTGCCCGGCTGGGAATGCGTCAATCTTGTGCGGCCCCCGCGGCTGGTCATTCGCGATATTGCCACACTGCCCTCCGGACGTGTGCTGCGCCGCGCCTATTATTTCCCGGTGATCGCCACTGCGCTGCTGTGGTCGCGCGCCGGAGCTCAGAGGTTCCTCAAGGAGGCTTCGCAACCCGTCGCGCCCGTCGATCACATGTTCCGTCGGCTGATGTCGGACAGCGGGAAAGGGCTGGGGTATGACCAGGCCCCTTTCACGATCCTCGGTGTCGAAAGCGATATCCATCTGGCGTCTGTTTCATCCGGTGCGAAAAACAAACGCGGCAAAACGCCGGCATGGCAGGAAAAGTCGGCCGAAGTGCGCCGGCAGTCCCGTGCGATATCGCGGGCATTCTGGAATAAGTGGACTGGATGA
- a CDS encoding Fic family protein: MKAINFHAIACLHSNAGQYRPGPVQVGEYLPPAHYRVPDLMDDFVNLTNRQWDASDPVELSAFVLWKLNHIHPFVNGNGRTARAASYFVLCVKLGGWLEGDTILPELLRANREEYVEALKLVDESADNGSVDLSPLHKIIADHLTTQLK, translated from the coding sequence TTGAAGGCGATCAACTTTCACGCCATAGCTTGCTTGCATTCCAACGCTGGTCAGTATCGCCCGGGCCCCGTTCAAGTTGGCGAGTACCTGCCTCCCGCGCACTATCGAGTGCCGGACCTGATGGACGACTTTGTTAATCTCACAAACAGGCAATGGGACGCGTCCGACCCTGTCGAGCTATCCGCATTCGTTCTATGGAAGCTGAACCACATCCATCCATTTGTGAATGGAAACGGTCGCACTGCAAGAGCGGCCTCATATTTTGTCCTATGTGTAAAGCTTGGCGGATGGCTAGAGGGCGATACAATCTTACCTGAACTTCTACGAGCGAACCGAGAAGAATATGTCGAAGCACTGAAGCTTGTGGATGAGTCTGCCGACAATGGGTCGGTGGACTTGAGCCCGCTCCACAAAATTATCGCCGATCACCTTACTACACAGTTGAAGTAG
- a CDS encoding O-antigen ligase family protein, translated as MTRPRKPGFLTGTAMLSLIWLGIPLVGKALAFLSVFLLPLTRDKTGDRIGALRAFMLLSIVYGAYICLRSVAAGEGAAEPVLDTLPVMALPVMAYLFIRRPVRIDVRLLYRGLVLLVFTLFAVMWVEVRATGIAEAELALGNPFNLAVLLLLPALLLTFDRFAPDTRWFIAGLTGFAFMVWSLGALVQTRSLFLGIIVLGVLRVAGALLEGPGVRVRMPAAGAIAAALALAVVAMYALPSQSARYTALVDGISGSQEVPEWSVGLRRTMLREGVDAAGAAPLFGYGPQNRFSAAFEGKEQLPIELSHLHNEFLTHAVAGGLPAALLMTLLLLSPAIAGWRNNGALTATRAHQRRQVGLLASLGLLGTAAVNNVYFVDISAFTTTLTLLWSLVFLEALRHGETS; from the coding sequence ATGACACGTCCGAGAAAGCCGGGTTTTCTGACCGGCACCGCGATGCTGTCGCTGATCTGGCTGGGCATACCGCTTGTCGGCAAGGCGCTTGCATTTCTTTCTGTTTTTCTGCTGCCACTTACCCGGGATAAAACCGGCGATCGCATCGGCGCGCTGCGTGCTTTTATGCTTCTGAGCATCGTCTATGGAGCGTACATCTGCCTGCGATCGGTTGCTGCAGGGGAGGGTGCGGCGGAACCGGTGCTCGACACGCTGCCGGTTATGGCTCTGCCGGTCATGGCATACCTCTTCATCCGTCGTCCTGTCAGGATCGACGTCAGGTTGCTTTACCGGGGTCTTGTCTTGCTGGTTTTCACGCTGTTCGCGGTCATGTGGGTCGAAGTGCGCGCGACAGGCATCGCAGAGGCGGAACTCGCGCTTGGGAACCCGTTCAATCTGGCGGTTCTGCTGCTGTTACCGGCTCTTTTGCTGACCTTTGACCGCTTTGCACCTGATACGCGGTGGTTCATCGCAGGACTTACAGGCTTCGCTTTTATGGTCTGGAGCCTTGGGGCTCTGGTTCAGACAAGAAGCCTGTTTCTGGGTATTATTGTCCTCGGCGTCCTACGGGTTGCCGGTGCACTTCTCGAAGGGCCGGGTGTCCGCGTGCGGATGCCGGCAGCGGGCGCCATTGCCGCGGCCCTGGCACTGGCGGTGGTGGCGATGTATGCACTGCCCTCACAGTCGGCACGATACACCGCTCTCGTCGACGGTATCTCCGGTTCTCAGGAAGTGCCCGAATGGTCGGTCGGATTGCGCCGGACCATGCTGCGAGAGGGCGTTGACGCAGCAGGTGCCGCACCTCTTTTCGGCTATGGCCCCCAGAACCGGTTCTCAGCGGCATTTGAGGGTAAAGAACAACTCCCGATCGAACTGTCACATCTGCACAACGAATTTCTGACACATGCGGTTGCCGGCGGGTTGCCGGCTGCCCTCCTGATGACGCTGCTGTTGCTGTCGCCTGCCATTGCGGGATGGCGGAACAACGGCGCCCTCACGGCCACGCGCGCGCACCAGCGCAGACAGGTCGGGCTGCTGGCATCCCTGGGTCTGCTGGGCACGGCGGCGGTGAACAACGTCTATTTCGTTGATATTTCCGCTTTTACAACCACGCTGACCCTCTTGTGGTCCCTTGTCTTCCTTGAAGCTCTTCGCCATGGGGAAACCTCGTGA
- the dapF gene encoding diaminopimelate epimerase — protein sequence MPAMRHDDQTGLPFMKMHGLGNDFVVLDARAQEFVVTPALARALGDRHRGVGFDQLAVMTAGPDDLHLTFYNADGSLSAACGNATRCIARYVMDETGSDRLDLTTDRGRLLATDAGNGMTAVNMGAPRTGWAEIPLAHETDTLSLPIGGNPVATSMGNPHCTFFVPDAEAVDLAAFGAAHEHHPLFPERTNVQVAHLAGPDHLRMRVWERGTGITLASGSSSCAVAVAASRRGLTGRSVRIDLDGGTLQVDWRDDGVWMTGPTAHVFSGRLTQAFMESIA from the coding sequence ATGCCCGCCATGCGCCATGACGACCAAACCGGTTTGCCCTTTATGAAAATGCACGGGCTGGGAAACGACTTTGTCGTGCTGGACGCGCGCGCGCAGGAGTTTGTCGTAACACCGGCGCTCGCGAGGGCTCTCGGGGACCGGCATCGCGGTGTCGGATTTGATCAGCTTGCAGTGATGACTGCGGGTCCGGACGACCTGCATCTGACCTTCTACAATGCCGACGGGTCGCTGTCGGCGGCCTGCGGCAACGCGACCCGCTGTATCGCCCGCTATGTGATGGATGAGACCGGCAGCGACCGCCTCGACCTGACCACCGACCGCGGCCGGCTTTTGGCGACTGATGCCGGGAATGGCATGACTGCGGTCAATATGGGCGCGCCGCGAACCGGATGGGCGGAGATTCCGCTGGCGCATGAAACTGATACCCTCTCGCTGCCCATAGGCGGCAATCCGGTGGCCACGAGCATGGGCAATCCGCACTGTACGTTCTTTGTCCCCGACGCCGAGGCTGTCGATCTCGCGGCATTTGGCGCGGCACATGAGCATCATCCGCTGTTTCCGGAGCGCACGAACGTGCAGGTGGCACATCTGGCGGGCCCGGATCACCTGCGCATGCGCGTCTGGGAACGCGGCACCGGGATCACACTTGCATCCGGGTCGTCCAGCTGCGCTGTTGCGGTGGCCGCATCGCGGCGCGGGCTTACGGGGCGTTCTGTACGCATCGATCTTGACGGCGGCACGCTGCAGGTGGACTGGCGCGATGACGGCGTCTGGATGACCGGGCCGACGGCGCATGTCTTCAGTGGCCGGCTGACGCAGGCATTCATGGAGAGTATCGCATGA
- the mtaB gene encoding tRNA (N(6)-L-threonylcarbamoyladenosine(37)-C(2))-methylthiotransferase MtaB yields MSAPVFSTLGCRLNAYETEAMKDLAAEAGLTDAVIINTCAVTSEAVRKARQDIRRLRRTHPDARLIVTGCAAQTEPETFSAMPEVDVVIGNTEKMQTGTWKGIAADFIGETETVQVDDIMSVTETAGHLIDGFGTRSRAYVQVQNGCDHRCTFCIIPFGRGNSRSVPAGVVVDQIKRLVNKGFNEVVLTGVDLTSWGADLPATPKLGDLVMRILRLVPDLPRLRISSIDSIEVDDNLMRAIATEPRLMPHLHLSLQHGDDMILKRMKRRHLRDDAIAFAAEARRLRPDMTFGADIIAGFPTETGAMFENSLRLIAECDLTWLHVFPYSARQGTPAARMPAVDGGLIRERAARLRTEGNAQAARHTARQVGVRHSILMETPTMGRTEQFAEVHLDHPQQEGSITEHTIRAASGGRLFA; encoded by the coding sequence ATGAGCGCGCCTGTCTTCTCCACGCTGGGCTGCCGGCTGAACGCCTATGAGACCGAAGCGATGAAAGACCTCGCGGCGGAAGCGGGGCTCACGGATGCCGTGATCATCAACACCTGTGCGGTGACTTCCGAAGCGGTGCGCAAAGCCCGTCAGGACATCCGCAGACTGCGCCGGACGCATCCGGACGCCCGCCTGATTGTAACCGGATGTGCGGCCCAGACCGAGCCTGAGACATTCTCGGCCATGCCGGAAGTTGATGTGGTCATCGGCAATACCGAAAAGATGCAGACCGGGACATGGAAAGGGATCGCCGCGGATTTCATCGGCGAGACAGAGACGGTTCAGGTCGATGACATCATGTCAGTCACCGAAACGGCCGGTCACCTGATCGACGGGTTCGGAACCCGCAGCCGCGCCTATGTTCAGGTCCAGAACGGTTGTGATCATCGCTGCACTTTCTGCATCATACCCTTCGGACGCGGCAACTCGCGCTCCGTGCCGGCAGGGGTTGTGGTCGATCAGATCAAACGCCTGGTGAACAAAGGGTTTAACGAGGTCGTTCTGACCGGCGTTGATCTTACAAGCTGGGGCGCGGACCTGCCCGCAACGCCGAAACTGGGTGATCTGGTGATGCGCATTCTGCGCCTCGTGCCCGATCTGCCCAGGCTCAGGATCAGCTCGATCGACAGCATCGAGGTCGATGACAATCTGATGCGGGCGATCGCCACCGAGCCGCGGCTGATGCCACATCTGCATCTGTCGCTGCAACACGGCGACGATATGATCCTCAAGCGGATGAAGCGCCGGCATCTGCGCGATGATGCGATTGCCTTTGCTGCTGAGGCGCGCCGGCTGCGGCCTGATATGACATTTGGCGCGGATATCATTGCAGGCTTTCCGACCGAGACCGGCGCAATGTTTGAGAACAGCCTCAGGCTCATTGCGGAGTGCGACCTGACATGGCTGCATGTGTTTCCCTACTCTGCGCGGCAGGGCACGCCTGCTGCACGTATGCCTGCGGTAGATGGCGGCCTGATCCGCGAACGTGCTGCGCGCCTGCGGACCGAAGGCAACGCGCAGGCTGCGCGCCACACCGCCCGCCAGGTCGGGGTGCGCCACAGTATCCTCATGGAGACCCCGACCATGGGGCGCACGGAGCAGTTCGCCGAGGTCCACCTGGACCATCCTCAGCAGGAAGGCAGCATCACCGAGCACACCATTCGCGCAGCCTCCGGCGGCCGCCTTTTCGCCTGA
- a CDS encoding aminotransferase class I/II-fold pyridoxal phosphate-dependent enzyme — protein MRPESNLLRQSDDLRAAVSALEKAGVKLCIVVDDNGRVLRTVTDGDIRRGLIAGLAMTDPISDLQGTSPVTMLQGTGKADLIMELDNKGIDVIVLTDEDGRPTGLADRTSLTRTLFLSPPHMGDAEAAYVKLAFDENFVAPAGSNLVEFEAALCRVSGRAHALAVSSGTAGLHLALRVLDIGSGDRVYVSDLTFVATVQPVLYERATPMLIDAEPVSWNMSPEALARALARDAKAGQLPKAIVVVHLYGQPADMAAIMALATQYDVPVIEDAAESLGASCGNLASGAHGLLSVYSFNGNKIITTSGGGALVSDRPDLIRRAQKLATQGRDPAEHYQHSEIAYNYRMSNVLAGIGRGQLEVLRDRVTARREIHDRYVSGLGDIPGVSFQSELPGTLGNRWLTVISLDPDETGVHAYQLMRSLRTSGIETRPAWKPMQMQPLLRGAEFEPHSETLAVGPGLFLRTLCLPSGSAMTARQQDGVIASVRDVLTHRIAA, from the coding sequence ATGCGTCCTGAAAGTAATCTCCTGCGTCAGAGTGATGATCTGCGGGCTGCGGTCTCGGCGCTTGAGAAAGCCGGTGTAAAGCTCTGCATTGTGGTGGACGACAACGGTCGCGTTCTCAGAACTGTCACCGACGGAGATATCCGGCGCGGGCTGATTGCCGGGCTTGCCATGACTGACCCGATCTCAGACCTGCAGGGCACATCGCCGGTCACCATGTTGCAGGGGACGGGCAAGGCCGACCTGATCATGGAGCTGGACAACAAAGGTATCGATGTGATCGTTCTGACCGATGAGGACGGTCGCCCGACCGGTCTTGCCGACCGCACCAGCCTGACCCGGACGCTGTTTTTGTCGCCGCCGCATATGGGTGATGCCGAAGCTGCCTATGTCAAACTGGCTTTTGATGAGAACTTTGTGGCCCCGGCGGGCTCTAATCTTGTGGAGTTTGAAGCAGCGCTGTGCCGGGTATCCGGACGCGCCCACGCGCTTGCGGTATCCTCCGGGACAGCCGGCCTGCATCTGGCGCTCCGCGTCCTCGATATCGGGTCGGGTGATCGCGTCTACGTATCCGATCTGACATTTGTAGCGACGGTTCAGCCGGTGCTTTATGAACGTGCCACACCGATGCTGATCGACGCGGAACCGGTCAGCTGGAACATGTCACCGGAGGCCCTTGCGCGGGCCCTCGCGCGTGACGCAAAAGCCGGGCAGTTGCCCAAAGCTATTGTCGTTGTGCACCTTTACGGCCAGCCCGCGGACATGGCCGCGATCATGGCGCTCGCAACGCAATACGATGTGCCGGTCATCGAAGATGCCGCAGAAAGCCTTGGTGCCTCCTGCGGAAACCTGGCCTCGGGCGCGCACGGGCTGCTCAGTGTTTACTCGTTTAACGGCAATAAAATCATCACGACATCCGGGGGCGGAGCGCTGGTGTCGGACCGTCCCGATCTGATCCGCCGTGCGCAAAAGCTGGCCACGCAGGGTCGCGATCCGGCAGAGCACTATCAGCATTCCGAAATCGCCTATAATTACCGGATGTCCAATGTGCTGGCCGGCATTGGTCGCGGCCAGCTGGAAGTGCTGCGCGATCGCGTGACCGCCCGCCGCGAAATTCACGACAGGTATGTGAGCGGGCTGGGAGATATTCCGGGCGTTTCCTTTCAGTCCGAATTGCCCGGGACCCTTGGAAACCGTTGGCTGACAGTCATTTCTCTCGATCCTGACGAAACCGGCGTGCACGCCTATCAGCTGATGCGGTCGCTCCGGACCAGCGGCATTGAGACCAGACCCGCCTGGAAACCGATGCAGATGCAGCCGCTTCTGCGCGGTGCGGAGTTTGAGCCCCACAGTGAGACGCTTGCCGTGGGCCCGGGGCTCTTTCTGCGTACTCTTTGCCTGCCTTCCGGCTCGGCCATGACTGCGCGTCAGCAGGACGGTGTCATTGCCTCCGTGCGCGACGTACTGACCCACAGGATCGCCGCATGA
- a CDS encoding Crp/Fnr family transcriptional regulator: METSALPKTGFLANASRDLSVLLNSVASEVELAEGDVLFEQGDPGDALYAIVSGSLEFSILSREGRKLSLDVMRPGALFGEIALFDPGTRTATVTALEKSRVRGVKNADVIAAIRKTPELGIDMIQLAGERMRWMSSQLNEQVFLPMPARLARKILYLTLDGSEHLSQLSFSQSELAEFVGATREAVSKTLALWKRAGVIESTRGGVKVLDREALQVMADLHQI, from the coding sequence ATGGAGACCAGTGCGCTGCCCAAAACAGGTTTTCTTGCGAATGCATCGCGGGATCTGTCGGTTCTGCTGAACTCTGTTGCGTCAGAGGTTGAGCTTGCCGAGGGTGATGTTCTGTTCGAGCAGGGCGATCCGGGTGACGCGCTCTATGCCATCGTGTCGGGTTCGCTGGAATTCAGCATCCTGTCGCGGGAAGGGCGCAAGCTGTCACTGGACGTGATGCGGCCTGGCGCGCTCTTTGGCGAAATAGCTCTTTTTGATCCGGGCACGCGGACTGCCACGGTGACTGCTCTCGAAAAATCCCGCGTGCGCGGCGTGAAAAACGCAGACGTTATTGCGGCCATCCGCAAGACACCGGAACTGGGCATCGATATGATCCAGCTTGCCGGAGAACGCATGCGCTGGATGAGCAGTCAGCTTAACGAACAGGTCTTTCTGCCTATGCCGGCGCGGCTGGCACGCAAGATCCTCTACCTCACGCTCGACGGGTCCGAACATCTGTCTCAGCTGTCATTTTCACAGTCTGAGCTGGCTGAATTCGTCGGCGCCACACGCGAGGCCGTTTCGAAAACACTGGCCCTGTGGAAACGTGCAGGCGTCATTGAGTCCACGCGGGGCGGTGTCAAAGTGCTGGACCGCGAGGCGCTTCAGGTTATGGCTGATCTTCATCAGATTTAA
- a CDS encoding putative quinol monooxygenase: protein MHGQIEWVLIMDIREGQSHAVQPLIDEMVAATRSDEAGALVYEYFLNSEKSRCTVLERYKDTDAAMIHLDSFGKKFADRFFSLFIPVSFTVFGPAGAPLREALSGFGATFEDRIGGFAR, encoded by the coding sequence ATGCACGGGCAGATCGAATGGGTTCTGATCATGGACATCCGGGAGGGGCAGTCGCACGCAGTGCAGCCGCTGATCGATGAAATGGTCGCAGCAACCAGGTCAGATGAAGCCGGTGCACTGGTTTACGAGTATTTTCTGAATTCTGAAAAAAGCCGCTGCACCGTTCTGGAACGGTACAAAGACACCGATGCCGCGATGATTCATCTGGATAGCTTCGGCAAAAAATTCGCAGACCGGTTTTTTTCACTCTTCATACCCGTCAGCTTTACGGTCTTCGGGCCGGCGGGTGCTCCGCTGCGTGAGGCGCTGTCAGGCTTCGGGGCGACATTCGAAGACCGCATCGGTGGTTTTGCCCGCTGA